ACCACCCCGTCGAGATGGCGCCGGGCTTCGCGTGGAAGGACAGCGACGAGGTCGTCGCCGCCGCGCTCGACGGCGCCCGGCGCGGCAAGCGCGTCGTGGTGCCCGGCGCGGTCATCCGTGCCGCGGTGCCGGTCTCCCGCTTCGCGCCCCGCGCCGTCTCGCTCCCGCTCTTCGAGCGCTTCTTCCGCTAGGCAGCCTCCCCAAGATCGTGAGGGGCGCTGGACGTTCGTCCGGGTGGGGGTCCCCCAAGTTGAGGAGGGGCGTCGGGTCGCCGAGACGGCTCGTGGATGCCCCTCGTCGCCCGCCAGGACGGCTTCACCCTCGTCGAGACCATGGTCTCGATGGTCGTGGGCCTGGCCGTGCTCTTCGCGGTCCTCCTCCTCGTGGACCTGGCGCCGGGCCAGGCCGCAGCCGTGGACGGGCGGGTCACCGCGGTCGGCGACGTCGACCTCGTCGTCGACCGCGTGCAGGACGACGTCCGCCAGACCTACGCGGTGCTGCCGTGGCCGGGGGCGGGCGGCACGGCGTCCAACCAGCTCCAGCTCAAGGTCGTCACGCGCAACGCGGACGGCTCGATGTCGCCCCACACGATCGTGTGGGACTGCACGAAGCCGGGGGCCCGACCGGGCACGAAGGCGTGCACCCGCCAGGACGTCACGACGAGCGCGAAGGCCACCCACCTCGGCTCGTTCCGGATGCCGGCCGGCGGCGCCTTCCTCGTCCTGCCGCCCGGTGCGGGCGCGGCAGCGCTGCCCAGCGTGCGTGTCCGGCTCGCCGAGCCCGTGACCGGCCGCACCGCGACCGTCGACCTCGCCTCGGGCGCCACGCCGCGCACCTGC
The DNA window shown above is from Conexibacter sp. SYSU D00693 and carries:
- a CDS encoding prepilin-type N-terminal cleavage/methylation domain-containing protein encodes the protein MPLVARQDGFTLVETMVSMVVGLAVLFAVLLLVDLAPGQAAAVDGRVTAVGDVDLVVDRVQDDVRQTYAVLPWPGAGGTASNQLQLKVVTRNADGSMSPHTIVWDCTKPGARPGTKACTRQDVTTSAKATHLGSFRMPAGGAFLVLPPGAGAAALPSVRVRLAEPVTGRTATVDLASGATPRTCQAAQLTAAKECPWP